The sequence below is a genomic window from Microbulbifer hydrolyticus.
TCCAATGGTTACAGGTTGAAGAGTTGTGAAGGTTGAAGAGAACAATGGGACGGGAGTATTTCAGAAACCAGCGCAAATGTATTTAGCGGGCTTTCTATAGGGCCTATAGCCTGCCGCATACTGAAAAGACAGAAGCCCGAACGAAAAAAAGGCTCCCGAAGGAGCCTTTCTTGGAAGAGTGCGAGCAAGCCGAGCAATCAGCTCAACGCCTCGAGCACCTTCTTACGGATATCATCCATGGAGCCCACGCCCTCGACCTTGCTGTACTTGGGCGCGGATTCGGGCTCGCGCTGCTGCAGCTCGCGGTAAAAGCCCACCAGCGGCTCGGTCTGCTCGTGGTAGACGGACAGGCGATTCCGTACGGTCTCTTCGCTGTCGTCAGCGCGCTGTACCAGCGCTTCACCAGTAACGTCGTCCAAGCCTTCATTCTTGGGCGGGTTATAGACCAGGTGGTAAACGCGACCTGAGCCCTCATGCACCCGACGACCGGACAGGCGTTTTACGATTTCTTCGTCGTCCACCGCAATTTCCAGCACATGATCGATGGACACTTGAGCGTCCAGCATGGCCTGAGCCTGGGGAATGGTGCGCGGGAAGCCGTCAAACAGGAAGCCGTTGGCGCAGTCCGGTTCGGCGATGCGCTCTTTTACCAGCGCAATGATCAGGTCATCGGAAACCAGTTTGCCCGCCGCCATGATGTCTTTGGCCTGCAGACCCAGCGGGGTGCCCGCTTTTACCGCAGCGCGGAGCATATCTCCGGTAGAAATCTGAGGAATTCCAAACTTCTCGGTGATGAACTGGGCCTGGGTACCCTTGCCTGCGCCCGGAGCGCCCAGAAGTATGATTCGCATAAACAGATAATCTCCAGATCATGCCGAGGCGCAGCGTTGCTCCTCGTAAAAAGAGCGCTACCTTACACTCTGCCCCAAGACAGAACAAGTGCGCATGTGGTCTGGCCGAATTTGGTAATTTTTTTACAAAAACCTGCGAAATTTCGACCAATTAAAGAGGTTCGCTTCAGTTTGGGCAGTGCCGCTAGCCCTTTGACTGCTCCCAAAGCCGATCCAGCTCCTCTAATGTGACGTCTGAGGGCTGTTGATCGCGTGCTTTCAGGGCAGCCTCTACCGCCCCAAAACGCTGCTCGAACTTCCTGTTGCACTGGCGCAACGCCGCCTCCGGGTCCTCCTTGAGGTGTCGCGCCACATTTACGCATGAAAATAGCAGGTCACCCAGCTCTTCCCGTGCATGGTCGCGGCTTCCGGATGCAATGGCCTCTCTCAGCTCGTGGATTTCCTCCTCGACCTTGGCCAGTACCCCGTCGATTTCCGGCCAGTCAAAGCCCACCTGCGACGCACGCTTTTGCAGTTTAGCGGCCCGTGTCAGCGCTGGCAGCCCCACGACCACTCCGTCCAGGGTACCTTTTTCGCCTTTGGCCAGACGCTCCTCAGCCTTTATCGCCTCCCATTTGGCCTTGATCTGCTGCTCATCAATGGGACGGTTCCCCTCCTCCCCGGGAAACTCCCCGTGCAGGTCACCCGACGGGAATACATGGGGATGACGCCTCACCAGCTTGCGCACCAGAGTGTCGACGATGCGGGAAAAGTCAAAACGCCCGTCTTCCCGCCCCAGCTGGGCATAGAAAATAACCTGGAACAGCAAGTCGCCAAGCTCCTCATGCAGGTGCTCAAAGTCTTCCCGTTCGATGGCCTCAGCAACCTCGTACGCCTCCTCAATGGTAGACGGGACAACCGAGGCATAGGTCTGCTTGAGATCCCAGGGGCAGCCTCCATCGGGGCTGCGCAGCCGGGACATCAAATATTGCAGATCCTCTATGGTGTAACTTTCTTTCATGATGACCGTTCAATGACCGATTCAGTGAAGAATACGCCGCTTGGCAGACGCCACGTTGGGCAACTGGTTGATACGGTGTAAAACATGGCTGAGTTCCTCAAAGTTGTGAATCTCAGCGGTAATAACCATGTCGACCGTGTGCTTGTGCTTGTTGGAATATGTCTGCATCGCGGTGATATTGATGCGCTGACTGTCCAGCATGGTGGTCACGTCCCGCAGTAGGCCGTGGCGGTCATAGGCCTCCACCATGATCTCCACCGCGTATACATCGGAGGGTTTCTCCGCCCATTCCACCTGCAGGATCCGCTCCGGTTCTTCGGACTGCATCCGCAGCATATTCGCACAATCTTTCCGGTGGATGGAGACACCACGGCCCTGGGTGATATAGCCCATGATGTCGTCCCCGGGGACCGGGCTACAGCACCGCGCGATCTGGGTGAGCAGGTTCCCCACCCCATCGATATACACGTCCGCCTGCCCGTCGCGGGCAACCGGAGCGGTGAGCGAGAGCACAGGCTCCCCCCGCTCCACTTTCACCATCCGCTGCGCCGCATTCAAAACCTGCCCCACGCCGATATCGCCCGCCCCTACTGCCGCATAGAGGTCCTCGAGAGAGTGCATGTTGAGCTTTTTCGCGAGCTTTTCAAAATCAAAATCCACCAGCGCCAGTTGCTTGAACTCACCGTCGAGAATGGTACGCCCTTCCGCCACATTCTGGTCTCGCGCCTGCTGTTTGAACCAGTGAATGACCTTGGCCCGGGCTCGGGAGGTGGTGATGTATCCCATGCTGCGGGAAATCCAGTCGCGACTGGGCGCTTCCCGCTTGCCCGTAAGAATTTCCACCTGGTTGGCTGTCTGTAGTTCGTGGTTGAGCGGCACGATACGACCGTCGACCTTGGCGCCGCGACAACGGTGGCCGATCTCGGTGTGAATTCTGTAGGCGAAATCCAGCGGGGTCGCACCTCGGGGCAGGTCGACCACATGACCATCCGGCGTAAACACGTAAATGCGGGTGTCCACGTCGCTGGCCTGCAGGTCTTCCTGCAAAGGGTTGCCACCGACTTCCTCGTGCCAGTCGAGTACCTGGCGCAGCCAGGAGATTTTCTGCTCGTAGCCGTCCTGGCCTTCGAGTTGCCCGGACTTTTTGTCCGTGCCTTTATAACGCCAGTGCGCACATACGCCATACTCCGCTTCTTCATGCATGGCGAAGGTGCGAATCTGGACCTCGAGTACTTTGCGCTCCGGGCCGATTACCGCGGTGTGCAGGGAGCGATACCCGTTATCTTTCGGTGAGGCGATGTAATCGTCGAACTCGTTGGGGATGTTGCGCCAGAGATTGTGCACGATCCCCAGAACCGCATAACAGTCCCGTACCGTAGGCACGAGAATGCGCACCGCGCGGATATCGTAGACTTGGGAAAAGCCAATGTTTTTACGGCGCATCTTTCGCCAGATACTGTAGATGTGCTTTGCGCGGCCGAACACTTCCCCTTCGATTTCCGCTTTCGACAATTCGCTGCGCAACAGGCTCAGGACATCGTCGATATAGTCCTGCCTGGCCAGGCGTTTTTCATCCAGCAGACGGGCAATCTGCATGTAGTCATCGGGCTCGAGATAGCGGAATGCCAGATCCTCAAGCTCCCACTTTATGTGACCAATACCCAGCCGGTGCGCCAGTGGCGCGTAGACGTCGGCCACCTCTCTCGCTACCCGGCGGCGCTTGGCCTCGTCCGCTTTTTTTGCCGCGCGAATGGCGCAGGTGCGCTCCGCCAGCTTGATCAGTGCAACACGCACATCGTCGACCAGTGCCACCAGCATCCGGCGAATATTTTCCGAGTGCTCCTCGACCGCACCACTCTGGTTTTCCTCGCCGGTATCCGCACTGCGATTACGGATGACCGCCATCTGCAATACACCGCGAATCAGCTTGGCGATGGTTTCCCCCATCTCCTCCGAGACGGTTTTCAGGGACAGGCGCTTTTCGCGTACGGCGCGGTAGAGCATGGCGGCGCACAATGCTTCACCATCAATCTGCAAATCCGCAAGAATCTCGACCATTTCAAGGCCGGTGAGAAAACTGCTGGTACCCTCGACCCAGATATTCTCGGCATCGATGGCCTTACGTTCCGCTTCCTCGCTGATCTCGACGGCTTTACGCAGGGTAACCAGTGTGCCCCCGTCCAGTTTCGCCATCGCCTGAATATGGCGCAGCCAAGCCTCCCGATCCAGGGTGCCGTCGGCCAGTCGCGGATAATTTTTTCTGACTTGTACCAATGTATTAACTCACGGTCAGAATGATTGGAAATTCGGTTTAGTCCACTTACACCGCGCAACCTAGGTCGGCTGTTCGGTGTGAAACAACCCCGATGACAGGTAGCGGTCGCCACGGTCGCAGATAATGGCGACGATGGTGGCGTTCTGTACCTGTGCGGATATTTTTAAAGCACCGGCCACGGCGCCACCGGACGATACGCCGCAGAAGATGCCCTCTTCCCGCGCCAGACGGCGGGTCATTTCTTCAGCCTCCTGCTGGCTGATATCCATTACGCGGTCCACCTCTTCCGGCACAAAAATTTTGGGCAGGTAAGCCTCGGGCCAGCGGCGGATCCCGGGGATCGCAGAACCCTCGGTGGGCTGCAGGCCGATGATCTGGATATCCGGGTTCTGCTGCTTCAGATAACGACCACAACCCATGATGGTACCCGTGGTACCCATGGAGGACACGAAATGCGTGACTAACCCGCCGGTCTGCCGCCAGATTTCTGGCCCGGTGGTCTCGATATGCGCCGTCGGGTTGTCCAGGTTGGCGAACTGATCCAGCACCAGGCCCTGCCCCTCTTCCTGCATTTGCAATGCCAGATCGCGCGCCCCCTCCATTCCTGACTCGGCAGACACAAGGATCAGTTCAGCACCGTAAGCCGTCATGGCCGCCTTGCGCTCTTCGGTCGCGCTTTCGGGCATGATCAGGATCATCCGATAGCCCTTGATGGCTGCCGCCATCGCCAGCGCGATGCCTGTATTTCCGCTGGTAGCCTCAATCAATGTGTCGCCGGGACGGATCTGGCCGCGGCCTTCCGCGCGATTGATCATGGAAAGTGCCGGGCGATCCTTCACTGAACCCGCGGGGTTGTTGCCCTCCAGCTTGAGCAGGATGGTATTGGAGGTATCGCCCTGCAGGCGCTGCAATCGCACCAGGGGCGTATTGCCTACACAATCGGCAATCGTTGGATATTCCATAGTCAACATCGGGCCCGTCGGACTGTTCATGGGATAGGCGGGCGCACATTCTACCCCCGCACCGGCGAAGCTGCGAATCCGTCACCCGGGCCAGCGGCACAATCAGCGCAAAAACCCGATATCTTGGGGTGGTATCTGTGGCCAGCAGGGGTAGAATCGGACAAAAATAACACAACACTGGCAGGTGCCATGGCCCACGCCCCCCAATCAAACTCGAGCCCCCCCGCGGAAGCGCCATCGGCCAGCCAGCACCGCGGTAAGCGCACTGGTTTCCGCCGCAGAATGTCGCTGCGGGCCATTCTGTTCCGGTACACCATGTCACCGGCGTTGATCCTGGCCGTTCTTCTGTGCCTCCTTTTTACCCTGCAACAGATGACCGATCGCCGTGACCTGTTGCTTAGTCACGGCCGTGCGAGTGCCGAGCAACTGGTAGAGCTGATTCACCTCAGTGATGACTACTCTTTCGAAGACCGCATCCGCTGGCTCGATAAAAGCCTGATGGCGTTGATGCTGGAGCGAGACATGATCCGCTCAGTGCAACTGTACCGGGCAGACCGCGATGCCCAGGGCAAGGAAGAGTTCAAGTTGATTTCCAGCGTGGGCCCCCGCCCTCGCACCGCTTTTACCGCAGAGCAACTCAAAGGCAAGCAGGCCCACATATACGAAGACCTGAAGAGCCTGCAGGTACTGCATCCTCTGCGCGGCGAGGACACCAACTGCTGGCTGACCATCGAATTGCACCGCCCCTACTTCCTGGTAGGAACCTATCAGGTGGCTCTGGTGGGACTGGTGGGGCTGATTGTGTGCGCACTTATTGCCCTGGTGTGGGCAGTGGCATTGTCCGAACGCGCGTCCCACAGTCTGGAGCGCTACAAAGACTCCCTGCGTGCTATTGGCCAGGGAAAGTTCAACACCCGCACCCCGAGCTCCAATAACGTGGAGCTCGCGCAACTGTCGGAAGAAATCAACCTGATGGCCGACAACCTGGCGGAGTACCATCGCGACTATCAGGAAGGCCTGCACCAGTCGATGGAAGACCTGCGCCAGTCACTGGACTCGATGGAAGAACAGAATATTGAACTGGAGCTGGCACGTAAAAAGGCCCTGGAGAATAGCCGGGTAAAATCCACGTTCCTGGCGAATACCAGCCATGAAATCCGCACGCCTCTGAACGGTATTATCGGCTTTACCAACCTCCTGCTGAAAACCGAGGTTGACCAATTGCAGCAAGATTACCTGCAAACCATCCTGCGCTCCTCGGAAAGCCTACTTACCACCATCAACGATATTCTCGATTTTTCACGCATCGAGTCCGGCAACCTGGTGCTGGATCATAGCCCAATGAACCTTGGGCAGGTTCTGGAAGAAACACTGCAGATCCTGGCGCCTTACGGCTATGAGCATAATCTCGAACTGGTACCTTTTGTGGACCCGCAGTTGCCGCCCTCCCAGATTGGCGACCCGCTGCGTATCAAGCAGATCTTTACCAACCTGGTCAGTACCGCTATCCGCTGTTCAGAAAACGGCAGTATCCCGGTGCGGATTACGGTACAAAGCGGCAAGGAATCCGAGCTTATGGTACGGATCGGCATTGTCGATAACGGCGCGCGTTGCGATGACCAGGGGCGCCGCGAGCTCAAGCAGCTACTCAGTAGTAACCCGCCCCAGCAGATGACCAACAACGGTATGGGACTGGGTATTGCCCGCAGTCTGGTCCAGTCAATGAATGGCGAATTGACCATTGAGGACAACGATCAGGGGGGATGCTCTTACTGGGTGCAGCTGCCACTGGCCCTCGACCGCAACCGCACCGCCGTCACCCGCGAGCAGTTCCCCGGGTGTCGCCTGCTGCTTGTGGACCCCAACCCGATGACACGCCAGCAGATTGGTCAGCAGCTAGCCCACTGGCAAGCGGAGCCGCTGGAGCACAGCGATGGGGAATACCTGGTACCTGCGATCGAGCAAATGTGGCGGCACGATGCCATGCCCGATGCGCTGATCATTGATACAGCCGTCGCCGGTGGAGACTTTGATACCTTTATCAGTACTGTGCAGCAACTGGTCGACAATTTTCAGTGCCGGGTAATAATCCAGGGGTCGCCGGTGGATTTGCGCCGCTGTTACGACACCCTGCGCACCCGGGTTCTTGCGTTTCTCGGCAAGCCGGTGAGCCGCGATGGCCTGCTGCGCGCGCTGAAACGGGCTTTACCCCACCAGGCCCAGTCCCGGCCACCTTCCGGTAGTGTCCCCAGCCTGCCGTGGCCAGCCAAGCCGCGAGTGCTCGCCGTCGACGACTACGAGGCCAACCGCCTGCTGATGAGCGAATTGCTACGCGCACAGAATATCGAAGTTGTGGTGGCGTCCAGTGGCGAGGAAGCTCTGGAACTGTGGCGGGACCAGCACTTCGATATGATTTTCATGGATATCCAGATGCCCGGCATGGACGGTATCGCCACGACTGGAAAAATTCGCGACGAGGAAACCGGACACCGCACCCCGATTATTGCCCTGACCGCGCATGTGGGCACAGAGGAAAAATCCCGCCTGCTCAGCGCCGGGCTGGATGATTACCTGAGCAAGCCGGTCAGCGAAACCCAGCTCACGCATACCGTGAAGCGCTGGATGGAGGTCTACACACCTTCTGAGCCGGAGCAGTTGGTAACACTGGCCGGGCCACGGCTTGTGGATATCGGCGAGAGCCTCAGTCTCGCCAATCAGGACCCAAACCTCGCCCGCGACCTGCTGCGCATGTTGCTGAAAGGCTTGCACGAGGATGAGCAGGAGCTCTCACGCATGTACCAGGAGGGTGACTGCCAGGGACTGTTCGAGCGCGTGCACCGCCTTCACGGCGGTTGTTGTTACTGCGGGGTTCCGCGCCTGCGGGCAGCCACGGAGCAATTGCAGGAGCTATTGCGGCCGATTCAGGAGGAGGTAGAAGCCAGAGCCGATAGCGCAGCTTTCGAAAGTGCGTATGAACGGGTTAGAAAGGAAATCCGCAGCCTGCGCGACTGGGCCGCGGACCAGGATCTCGAAATGCTGTTTGGCCTGGAACCAGAGACCGCGCCGCACCGCTGAGCGGCCATCAACCCGGTAACTTGAAGCGTCACTTAGCCACTGCTGTATACCTGGCGAAACAGCTCCCGGCTTTTGAGGGGCCGGTTGCCCAGTAGCGGCTGTAGCAACAGGCGGGAAAGGCGCTTGGCCGCGGAAAGCGCCGCCCCACCAATCTCCCCAGCCGGAACTTCGCTGCCACCCTGCTCATCCAGTAACTGCGCCATCGCCAACAGCTGCTCGCCGTAAAACTCGTCAACCCTCGGCGAGCGTTCGGGCCCCGTTACCACCGGTACAAAGCCATCTTCCAGGGTCAGGCGATAAGCGATCTCAGAGCGGATAGGCTCGTTTACAATCGGGCTGAAGCCCAATTCAGGGCAACTCCCCAAAGACTGCAGCAGATTTAATTCAAACCGGCGCAGAGGCAGCTCCAGCTCAGCGTTGTGCTCACCAGAGACGTCTGCCAACGCATGCAGCAATTCCTGGTAACCGGCAAATACAGATAGCAGGCTTTCTCCCTCCGGTAGCAAGCGCACCAGGAGTTCGTTGGCATATAGACCCGCATAAACAGCCCGGCCCTTGAGCCACATTGGCTGGCCCGCGCTTTCCAGAGGTCCGAGGGTTTTCAGGTCGTGCCGCCCGAGCAGGGTTACCAGCAAGGGTGAGAATGGTTGCAGCGCACGCTGGCGACGCTGCTTGTCTCGACGCGCGCCCTTGGCAATGCAGGCGATGCGTCCATAGTCCGGGGTAAACAGCTCCAGAATCAGGCTGGAGTCGCGAAATGGCCGGGAGTGCAGGATAAACGCCGGTTGCGGGGGCAGCTGCTGCACGATCGATCAGTGTCCGACTAGCGCTTGTCGACGTATCCGAGGCTGCGCAGTGCGCGCTCGTCATCGGACCAGCCGGACTTCACTTTGACCCACAAGTTGAGCATGACCTTACTGTCGAAAAGCCGCTCCATATCCAGCCGTGCCTGCTGGCCAATCTGTTTGATCCGCTCGCCCTTGGTGCCAATCAGGATGCGCTTCTGCCCATTGCGCTCCACCAGGATGGCGGCACTGATATGCAGCACCTTACCCTCATGCGCAAACTCCTCGACTTCCACGGTTACCGCATAGGGAATCTCTGCGCCCAATTGACGCATCACTTTTTCACGCACGATTTCCGCAGCGAGAAAGCGCGAGCTGCGGTCGGTGATCTGATCTTCTTCGTAGAAGTGCATACCTTCCGGCAGCCGCTCGACAATCACATTCTCCAGTGATTCGAGGTTGGAATCGCGTAGTGCGGACACTGGCACGATCTCGGCCTCAGGGAATCGCTCGGCGAGCGCCTGCAACTGCGGCAGCAGTGCGTTCTTGTCGTCCAGCTGATCCACTTTGTTGATCGCAATGATCAGCGGGCATTTGAGGCCCCGCAGCTTCTGAGCAACCAGTTCATCGCCCTCGGTCCAGCGCGCGCGCTCTACCACAAAAACCACTACATCCACATCGCGGGTGGAGCTGATGGCCGCGCGATTCATATAACGGTTGATAGCCTTCTCTTCCCCCGCGTGCAGACCAGGGGTATCTACAAAAATAATCTGGTTTGCGCCGTCGGTTTTGATGCCAAGCATATTGTGGCGGGTGGTCTGTGGTTTGCGGGAAGTAATACAGATCTTCTGCCCCAGAAGGTGGTTCAGCAAGGTAGATTTGCCCACATTCGGCCGGCCGACAATGGCCACGTATCCACAGCGGGTGGGCGAGGTATTTGAGTCACTCAAGGGAATTCTCCGGGCCTTTTCGGCCTGCGCACAGGCCGCCATTCGGCTTGCCTGAAAATGGGCATTTGATACTGATGCAGATTATAGAGTCAGCCCTGCCCGGTCAGTCGAGCGTAGGCTTCCATAGCAGCGGCCTTTTCCGCCGCCCGCCGGTTACTGGCGGTGCCGCGAACCGGTGTTTTCAGTCCGTCCACGCGGCATTCCACTACAAATTGCTGGGAGTGCTCTTCGCCACCAACCTCCACCACCTGGTAGTCGGGCAAAGGCTTCTGGCGGGCCTGTAGCCACTCCTGAAGGCGGGTTTTTGGATCCTTGGCTGTTTCCAGAGACAGGCTCTGCAGACGGGAGGCAAACCAGGCCAACACACGCGCGCGCGCTGCTTCGAGGCCGGCATCCAGGTATATGGCGCCAATGATGGCTTCCACTGCGTCGGCGAGTATCGAGGCGCGACGGCGTCCACCGCTTTTCATTTCACCTTCGCCAAGGCGCAGACATTCACCCAGCTCCAGCTCCCGCGCCAGTTTGGCCAGCGTCTCCCCACTTACCAGCTGCGCGCGCAGCCGACTCATCTGCCCTTCACGGCCATCGGGAAACTTTTCATACAGGGCGGCACTGATGGTGAACCCAAGAATGGAATCGCCGAGAAATTCCAGCCGCTCGTTGTTGAGGCTGCCGTGTGAGCGGTGGGTCAGAGCCAGGGTGAGCAGGTCCGCCCGGGCGAATTGATACCCCAGGCGGTTGCTGAGTCGTTGCAGGTGGAGGTCTGTCACCGGTCAGTAATCGTCTCGCTTGCGAAACTGCTCAAGGTCCACCAGCGGCTCACAGCAGAGCTCGGGCTTGGCAGTATTCAGTTGTTTATCAAACTTCATCACCACGTCCACATTGTGGAACAGGGGCTGACGCAGCTCGTAGTTGATGCTTACCAGGGTGCTATCGGCACCGCGGATAATTTTTACCGACTGTACGGGCTCGCCACGCACATTGTTGATGGTAAAGAACCGATCCAGCTCACGCTTGATCTCTGTATTGCTCATGTCGCGGACACCACCCTGCTTGGAAAGGGTCAGCAACCCCTCCTCCACAAAGTGCGCATCGATGTAGGCCGGACCCATTTTCGACACGACGGTCAATCCGAAGCCGAACACTGCAATCACAAACAGCCAGCCCCAGTAACTCATGCCCCGCTGAGCCGCCAGTGACCGTAGCTGCGAATGTTGTTGTAAAGCCATTGCGTAGTACCGTTTTATCGTTTTTTTAAAACCGGTCCCTGGTTGTCAAAGTGGCGATGCACACCGAGTCCTACTCGATGCCACCTACCCGGTCAAAGCTGGGCAGGCTCACTAGTTTGTCCCAATGCATCCAGATTGCAAAGGCCTTGCCGACAATGTCTTTCTCCGGTACGAAGCCCCACTTACGGCTGTCGAGGCTGTTGTCCCGATTGTCCCCCATCATGAAATAGTGCCCCTCGGGAACCACCAGGGTGCGCACATTGCCGTATGTGCTCGGCCGGACCTGCTTGGCCATCAGGTGACGGCGGCCATCAATCTCTTCCCACAGAAATTCCTTCTGTGGATTGCCCGGAGGCAGCGCCTGGATCAGTTCCTGCGGCGCGGGCTTGCCGTTGATAAACAGCTGGTTGTTGACCACCCGGATCTGGTCCCCAGGGAGGCCGATCACCCGCTTGATGTAGTAGGTATCGTTGGCGTGAGGCGGGAAGAACACCATCACATCCCCGCGCTTGGGCTCACCAATGCTCAGTACTTTGGTACGTGAAACCGGGAGGCGCAGCCCGTAGGCGTACTTGTTCACCAGGATAAAATCCCCTACCTGCAGGGTGGGGTCCATGGATGCAGACGGAATCTGGAAAGGCTCTACCAGGAAAGAGCGCAGCACGAATACGATCGCCAGCACCGGAAAGAAAGACTTGGCGTACTCCACCACCACCGGTTCCTGCTCCTGCTGGCCTTTGGCGGCACGGGTTCTACGGCCACGAGCCAGGAACAGCGCGTCGACAAGCCAGATAACCCCTGTTACCACCACCAGCAACAGCAAAATAAGGGGAAAATTGATATCCATTCAAAAGTCTCTTTCTGACTGGTTCTTTTCGTTTGTTTCCAGGGCCCCGGTCACTCGACCAGGGCCAAATAAAGGTTCCGGCGAATCGGACTCAGCTGTCTACTTTCAGCACCGCCAGGAAGGCGTCCTGAGGCACTTCAACCTTGCCGAGCTGCTTCATCCGGCGCTTACCGGCTTTCTGCTTCTCAAGGAGCTTTTTCTTACGGGTCACGTCGCCACCGTAACACTTCGCGGTTACGTTTTTGCGCAGTGCTTTTACCGTGGTCCGGGCAATAACCTGGCCACCGATCGCAGCCTGGATGGCCACATCGAACATCTGTCGCGGAATAAGCTCTTTCATCTTCTCGGCGAGCGCACGACCGCGCTGCTGGGCATTGTCCCGGTGCAGGATCACCGCCAGGGCATCAACCCGCTCACCGTTGATCAGGATATCAAGACGCACCAGTTTTGCCGGGTCAAAACGCACAAAGTTGTAATCCAGTGACGCAAACCCGCGGCTCACAGACTTCAGGCGGTCGAAGAAATCCATCACCACTTCGCTCATGGGAAGTTCATAGCGCAGCGAGACCTGCCCCCCCACATACTGCATGTCTTTTTGAACTCCGCGCTTCTCGACACACAGGGTGATCACGTTCCCCAGATATTCCTGCGGAACCAGGATATTCGCTTCCACGATGGGCTCGCGCATTTCCTCGATCATACCCAGGTCAGGCATACGCGAGGGGTTGTCCATATTGAGCAGGTCGCCATTGGTCAATTGCACTTCGTACACTACGGTAGGCGCAGTGGTGATCAGGTCCAGATCGTACTCGCGCTCCAGGCGCTCCTGGATGATCTCCATGTGCAACATGCCCAAAAAGCCACAGCGAAAACCGAAGCCGAGGGCATCGGAGGTTTCCGGTTCGTAGAACAGGGATGCGTCATTGAGGGACAGCTTGTCCAGTGCATCGCGGAACGCTTCGTAG
It includes:
- the adk gene encoding adenylate kinase, yielding MRIILLGAPGAGKGTQAQFITEKFGIPQISTGDMLRAAVKAGTPLGLQAKDIMAAGKLVSDDLIIALVKERIAEPDCANGFLFDGFPRTIPQAQAMLDAQVSIDHVLEIAVDDEEIVKRLSGRRVHEGSGRVYHLVYNPPKNEGLDDVTGEALVQRADDSEETVRNRLSVYHEQTEPLVGFYRELQQREPESAPKYSKVEGVGSMDDIRKKVLEALS
- the mazG gene encoding nucleoside triphosphate pyrophosphohydrolase, with the translated sequence MKESYTIEDLQYLMSRLRSPDGGCPWDLKQTYASVVPSTIEEAYEVAEAIEREDFEHLHEELGDLLFQVIFYAQLGREDGRFDFSRIVDTLVRKLVRRHPHVFPSGDLHGEFPGEEGNRPIDEQQIKAKWEAIKAEERLAKGEKGTLDGVVVGLPALTRAAKLQKRASQVGFDWPEIDGVLAKVEEEIHELREAIASGSRDHAREELGDLLFSCVNVARHLKEDPEAALRQCNRKFEQRFGAVEAALKARDQQPSDVTLEELDRLWEQSKG
- the relA gene encoding GTP diphosphokinase; its protein translation is MVQVRKNYPRLADGTLDREAWLRHIQAMAKLDGGTLVTLRKAVEISEEAERKAIDAENIWVEGTSSFLTGLEMVEILADLQIDGEALCAAMLYRAVREKRLSLKTVSEEMGETIAKLIRGVLQMAVIRNRSADTGEENQSGAVEEHSENIRRMLVALVDDVRVALIKLAERTCAIRAAKKADEAKRRRVAREVADVYAPLAHRLGIGHIKWELEDLAFRYLEPDDYMQIARLLDEKRLARQDYIDDVLSLLRSELSKAEIEGEVFGRAKHIYSIWRKMRRKNIGFSQVYDIRAVRILVPTVRDCYAVLGIVHNLWRNIPNEFDDYIASPKDNGYRSLHTAVIGPERKVLEVQIRTFAMHEEAEYGVCAHWRYKGTDKKSGQLEGQDGYEQKISWLRQVLDWHEEVGGNPLQEDLQASDVDTRIYVFTPDGHVVDLPRGATPLDFAYRIHTEIGHRCRGAKVDGRIVPLNHELQTANQVEILTGKREAPSRDWISRSMGYITTSRARAKVIHWFKQQARDQNVAEGRTILDGEFKQLALVDFDFEKLAKKLNMHSLEDLYAAVGAGDIGVGQVLNAAQRMVKVERGEPVLSLTAPVARDGQADVYIDGVGNLLTQIARCCSPVPGDDIMGYITQGRGVSIHRKDCANMLRMQSEEPERILQVEWAEKPSDVYAVEIMVEAYDRHGLLRDVTTMLDSQRINITAMQTYSNKHKHTVDMVITAEIHNFEELSHVLHRINQLPNVASAKRRILH
- the cysM gene encoding cysteine synthase CysM, whose protein sequence is MTMEYPTIADCVGNTPLVRLQRLQGDTSNTILLKLEGNNPAGSVKDRPALSMINRAEGRGQIRPGDTLIEATSGNTGIALAMAAAIKGYRMILIMPESATEERKAAMTAYGAELILVSAESGMEGARDLALQMQEEGQGLVLDQFANLDNPTAHIETTGPEIWRQTGGLVTHFVSSMGTTGTIMGCGRYLKQQNPDIQIIGLQPTEGSAIPGIRRWPEAYLPKIFVPEEVDRVMDISQQEAEEMTRRLAREEGIFCGVSSGGAVAGALKISAQVQNATIVAIICDRGDRYLSSGLFHTEQPT
- a CDS encoding response regulator — encoded protein: MAHAPQSNSSPPAEAPSASQHRGKRTGFRRRMSLRAILFRYTMSPALILAVLLCLLFTLQQMTDRRDLLLSHGRASAEQLVELIHLSDDYSFEDRIRWLDKSLMALMLERDMIRSVQLYRADRDAQGKEEFKLISSVGPRPRTAFTAEQLKGKQAHIYEDLKSLQVLHPLRGEDTNCWLTIELHRPYFLVGTYQVALVGLVGLIVCALIALVWAVALSERASHSLERYKDSLRAIGQGKFNTRTPSSNNVELAQLSEEINLMADNLAEYHRDYQEGLHQSMEDLRQSLDSMEEQNIELELARKKALENSRVKSTFLANTSHEIRTPLNGIIGFTNLLLKTEVDQLQQDYLQTILRSSESLLTTINDILDFSRIESGNLVLDHSPMNLGQVLEETLQILAPYGYEHNLELVPFVDPQLPPSQIGDPLRIKQIFTNLVSTAIRCSENGSIPVRITVQSGKESELMVRIGIVDNGARCDDQGRRELKQLLSSNPPQQMTNNGMGLGIARSLVQSMNGELTIEDNDQGGCSYWVQLPLALDRNRTAVTREQFPGCRLLLVDPNPMTRQQIGQQLAHWQAEPLEHSDGEYLVPAIEQMWRHDAMPDALIIDTAVAGGDFDTFISTVQQLVDNFQCRVIIQGSPVDLRRCYDTLRTRVLAFLGKPVSRDGLLRALKRALPHQAQSRPPSGSVPSLPWPAKPRVLAVDDYEANRLLMSELLRAQNIEVVVASSGEEALELWRDQHFDMIFMDIQMPGMDGIATTGKIRDEETGHRTPIIALTAHVGTEEKSRLLSAGLDDYLSKPVSETQLTHTVKRWMEVYTPSEPEQLVTLAGPRLVDIGESLSLANQDPNLARDLLRMLLKGLHEDEQELSRMYQEGDCQGLFERVHRLHGGCCYCGVPRLRAATEQLQELLRPIQEEVEARADSAAFESAYERVRKEIRSLRDWAADQDLEMLFGLEPETAPHR
- the recO gene encoding DNA repair protein RecO; translated protein: MQQLPPQPAFILHSRPFRDSSLILELFTPDYGRIACIAKGARRDKQRRQRALQPFSPLLVTLLGRHDLKTLGPLESAGQPMWLKGRAVYAGLYANELLVRLLPEGESLLSVFAGYQELLHALADVSGEHNAELELPLRRFELNLLQSLGSCPELGFSPIVNEPIRSEIAYRLTLEDGFVPVVTGPERSPRVDEFYGEQLLAMAQLLDEQGGSEVPAGEIGGAALSAAKRLSRLLLQPLLGNRPLKSRELFRQVYSSG